The following coding sequences lie in one Methanothermobacter sp. genomic window:
- a CDS encoding flavodoxin family protein, which translates to MVKVIGICGSPRKNGNTEILLREALEAAASEGAETELVRLAGRDINPCRACDSCKTKGECEIDDDLNEVIELAADADGIIIGSPVYFGSVTAQTKMFMDRTRPLRSNFRLSDKVGGAVTVGGSRNGGQETACGDIHNFFLIHEAVVVGDAAPTAHYGGTGVGGAKGDSAEDTAGIDTARNTGKRVASLAMKIHG; encoded by the coding sequence ATGGTTAAGGTTATTGGAATCTGTGGAAGTCCAAGAAAAAATGGTAACACTGAGATTCTGCTCAGGGAGGCCCTTGAGGCCGCTGCCAGTGAGGGTGCTGAAACCGAGCTTGTGAGGCTCGCTGGTAGGGATATAAACCCCTGCAGGGCCTGTGACTCATGTAAGACTAAAGGGGAATGCGAGATCGATGATGACCTCAATGAGGTGATTGAGCTTGCAGCAGACGCTGATGGGATAATAATCGGGAGCCCGGTGTACTTTGGCTCTGTAACAGCCCAGACCAAGATGTTCATGGACAGGACAAGGCCCCTCAGGAGCAATTTCAGATTATCAGATAAGGTTGGGGGGGCAGTAACCGTTGGGGGCTCAAGGAACGGCGGCCAGGAGACCGCATGTGGCGATATACACAACTTCTTCCTGATACATGAGGCTGTTGTCGTGGGTGATGCGGCACCAACAGCCCACTATGGGGGTACAGGTGTCGGAGGTGCAAAGGGGGACTCTGCAGAGGATACTGCAGGTATTGATACGGCCAGGAACACCGGAAAAAGGGTAGCGTCTCTTGCAATGAAGATTCATGGTTAA
- a CDS encoding LUD domain-containing protein yields the protein MNDDEIRQMRISFSKLDERRTGLLDTPELDVLRDRVAEIRELAVEKMDDLISEASRRLMENGIEFHLAEDADEACRIIHESLDWDTVAKSKSNTLSEIGLSDYLRRKGVRVIETDLGDRILQLAGIKKPAHPVGPALHLGVSEIAGIVRDRLGVDISDDPYEIMAAVREDILSKIESCTTGVSGANSVAAHDGAAVIVHNEGNVGRLSLMDTHILVFGIDKFVPEIEDAVSVVKLETAYATGTGVPSYINVISGPSKTADIEKMLLRGMYGASRVIAVAVDNGRSSAYPEALLCIGCGSCIVSCPVYNAIGNRFGYRGYLGGRGVVMSSFLADRETAVESGLYMCTLCGLCTEKCPVGTPTSSLMEKLRRECNAAGLYHSSHLRVAERIRRRGSPL from the coding sequence TTGAATGACGATGAGATCCGTCAGATGAGGATATCCTTCAGCAAACTTGATGAGAGGCGTACTGGACTCCTTGACACTCCAGAACTTGATGTACTCAGAGATAGGGTGGCGGAGATACGTGAACTGGCAGTTGAAAAAATGGATGATCTCATATCCGAGGCTTCCAGGCGTTTAATGGAAAACGGCATTGAATTCCATCTTGCAGAGGATGCAGATGAGGCCTGCAGGATAATTCATGAGTCACTTGATTGGGATACTGTTGCAAAGTCCAAATCCAACACCCTATCCGAGATAGGCCTTTCTGATTATCTCCGGAGGAAGGGTGTGAGGGTCATTGAGACTGATCTGGGGGATCGGATACTTCAGCTTGCAGGGATTAAGAAACCAGCACATCCTGTTGGACCGGCACTTCACCTGGGAGTTTCTGAAATAGCTGGGATAGTAAGGGATAGGCTGGGGGTTGATATTTCAGATGATCCATATGAGATAATGGCTGCTGTAAGGGAGGATATCCTCAGCAAAATCGAATCCTGCACAACGGGAGTGTCAGGGGCAAATTCCGTTGCAGCACATGATGGAGCGGCTGTGATAGTCCACAATGAGGGTAATGTGGGAAGGCTATCCCTCATGGACACCCACATACTAGTATTCGGGATAGATAAGTTTGTACCTGAAATAGAGGATGCGGTGTCAGTTGTGAAACTCGAGACCGCCTATGCGACAGGTACAGGGGTCCCCTCCTACATCAATGTGATCTCGGGACCATCAAAGACCGCAGATATAGAAAAGATGCTCCTAAGGGGCATGTACGGGGCATCAAGGGTCATTGCAGTTGCAGTGGATAATGGCAGATCCTCGGCTTACCCTGAGGCCCTCCTCTGCATAGGCTGCGGCAGCTGTATAGTGAGCTGCCCGGTTTACAATGCAATTGGGAACAGGTTCGGGTACAGGGGGTACCTTGGGGGAAGGGGCGTTGTTATGAGTTCCTTCCTTGCTGATAGGGAAACAGCGGTTGAATCAGGACTCTACATGTGCACCCTCTGCGGCCTCTGCACAGAGAAGTGCCCGGTGGGGACGCCAACATCCTCTCTCATGGAGAAACTCAGGAGGGAGTGCAATGCCGCAGGCCTCTACCACAGCTCACATCTGAGGGTGGCTGAGAGGATAAGAAGAAGGGGTTCACCACTCTGA
- the ribC gene encoding riboflavin synthase: MRVGICDTTFARYDMGGAAIDEIKKHATGIKIIRRTVPGIKDLPVACKKLIEEEGCEMVMALGMPGPEEKDKVCAHEASTGLIQAQLMTNTHILEVFVHEDEEDNPEDLKVLADNRAREHAQNLIMMLFRPERLTRDAGMGMREGKPDVGPL; the protein is encoded by the coding sequence ATAAGGGTCGGGATCTGTGACACAACATTTGCAAGGTATGACATGGGAGGGGCTGCAATCGATGAGATTAAAAAGCATGCCACAGGTATAAAGATCATAAGGAGAACGGTCCCCGGGATAAAGGATCTTCCAGTGGCCTGCAAAAAATTAATCGAGGAGGAGGGCTGTGAGATGGTCATGGCCCTCGGGATGCCCGGTCCAGAGGAGAAGGATAAGGTATGTGCCCATGAGGCATCCACTGGCCTCATACAGGCTCAGCTCATGACAAACACCCATATACTTGAGGTATTTGTCCATGAGGATGAGGAGGATAACCCCGAGGATCTAAAGGTCCTTGCAGATAACAGGGCAAGGGAACATGCCCAGAACCTCATCATGATGCTCTTCAGGCCAGAGAGGCTGACACGTGATGCAGGGATGGGTATGCGTGAGGGCAAACCTGATGTGGGGCCCCTCTAA
- a CDS encoding (5-formylfuran-3-yl)methyl phosphate synthase, translated as MLLLISPVNTEEALEAIEGGADIVDVKNPSEGSLGANFPWVIRWVREMTPDEMLVSATLGDVPYKPGTVALAAMGALVSGADYIKVGLYGTKNYEEAVDVMKNVVRAVKDESDAIVVAAGYADAHRVGAVDPMEIPRVAADSGADLAMLDTAVKDGKSLFDFMDMEQLESFVSETRDHGLKSALAGSVGREHLKPLYDIGCDVVGIRGAACIGGDRNIGRIHRTAVRELKELIESF; from the coding sequence TTGCTTCTATTGATAAGTCCAGTTAACACAGAGGAGGCACTTGAAGCCATAGAAGGCGGTGCAGACATAGTTGACGTTAAGAACCCCAGTGAGGGATCTCTCGGGGCCAACTTCCCCTGGGTTATCCGCTGGGTCAGGGAGATGACACCCGATGAGATGCTTGTGAGCGCCACCCTGGGTGATGTGCCCTACAAGCCAGGGACCGTGGCGCTGGCAGCCATGGGTGCCCTTGTATCAGGTGCAGACTACATAAAGGTCGGCCTCTACGGGACAAAGAACTATGAAGAGGCGGTTGATGTCATGAAGAACGTTGTGAGGGCAGTTAAGGATGAATCCGACGCAATCGTCGTTGCAGCCGGCTACGCCGACGCCCACCGTGTGGGTGCAGTGGACCCAATGGAGATACCCCGCGTCGCCGCAGATTCAGGGGCTGACCTTGCAATGCTTGACACCGCTGTGAAGGATGGTAAGTCACTTTTCGATTTCATGGACATGGAACAGCTGGAATCATTTGTCTCAGAAACCAGGGACCATGGACTGAAATCCGCCCTCGCAGGGTCCGTTGGAAGGGAGCACCTCAAACCACTCTATGATATTGGATGTGATGTGGTCGGCATAAGGGGTGCAGCATGTATTGGCGGAGACCGCAACATCGGTAGAATCCACAGAACAGCTGTGAGGGAACTCAAGGAACTGATAGAAAGCTTTTAA
- the pyrF gene encoding orotidine-5'-phosphate decarboxylase — translation MKIKNRLILAMDLMDSGEALRVTGEVYEYIDTVKIGYPLVLSAGIEVIGDFRENFGCRVIADFKVADIPETNEKICRATFGAGADAVIVHGFTGADSVSACLDVADEMKREVFLLTEMSHPGAEMFLQGSADRIAEMGVELGVKNYVGPSTRIERLSRLREIIGPEAFLISPGVGAQGGDPSETLKFADAVIVGRSIYLSEDPAAAAGEILDAIRGE, via the coding sequence ATGAAAATCAAAAACAGACTCATCCTTGCAATGGACCTCATGGACTCCGGTGAAGCCCTCAGGGTCACAGGGGAGGTCTACGAATACATTGACACGGTTAAGATAGGTTACCCCCTGGTACTCTCTGCGGGTATTGAGGTTATCGGGGACTTCAGGGAGAACTTTGGGTGCAGGGTGATAGCCGATTTCAAGGTGGCGGATATACCTGAAACCAATGAGAAGATATGCAGGGCCACCTTCGGGGCGGGGGCCGATGCGGTGATAGTCCATGGATTCACAGGTGCAGATAGTGTAAGTGCATGCCTGGATGTTGCAGATGAAATGAAAAGAGAGGTTTTCCTGCTGACAGAGATGTCACATCCAGGTGCAGAGATGTTCCTACAGGGATCTGCAGATAGAATAGCAGAAATGGGCGTTGAACTGGGTGTTAAAAACTATGTGGGCCCCTCAACAAGGATAGAGAGGCTTTCAAGACTCAGGGAGATCATCGGCCCCGAAGCATTCCTCATATCCCCCGGCGTGGGTGCCCAGGGTGGAGACCCATCTGAAACACTGAAATTTGCAGATGCTGTGATCGTTGGAAGGTCAATCTACCTTTCAGAGGACCCTGCTGCTGCTGCAGGTGAGATTCTGGATGCAATAAGAGGTGAATAA
- a CDS encoding DUF2304 family protein, translated as MIYQVLGILIGIAGILISILRFRDSRTSPGGLILWLILWFSVIFFSLRPSFSTEIANILGIGRGLDFLLIIGILGAYYLLFRIYLMVDRLQQEITELVHEIALRGDDD; from the coding sequence ATGATATACCAGGTTCTGGGAATTTTAATTGGAATTGCAGGGATACTGATCTCTATTCTGAGGTTCAGGGATTCAAGGACATCCCCTGGCGGCCTCATACTGTGGCTGATACTCTGGTTTTCCGTCATATTCTTCTCACTGAGACCCTCCTTTTCGACTGAAATCGCGAACATCCTTGGAATAGGGAGGGGACTTGATTTTCTCCTTATAATAGGCATACTCGGGGCCTATTACCTTCTCTTCAGAATATACCTCATGGTGGACAGGCTACAGCAGGAGATAACAGAGCTTGTACATGAGATTGCACTTAGAGGGGATGATGACTAG
- the cbiQ gene encoding cobalt ECF transporter T component CbiQ, translating to MNISVDHYAHTNGLRNMSPGFKMALAIITMLISVLSPNPVIPLIITFLMTLLILFAADIPASYYLRFAAIPVGFGVLTLVLMALFFGVDPLVTFMGLRVYSDGLQTGILVFSRILGGFSCLAFLALTTPLNEVFHELGRLGLPAAFIEIALLMYRSVFVFIEEASVMYHAQDSRLGYSGIKNSYRSMGLLAGNLFIRSWLRGETVYRSMEARCYQGTIPSIRRQSIGTREAVMLVLFDGLLLVGLLFTSRGGIF from the coding sequence ATGAACATATCTGTTGACCACTATGCACATACCAATGGCCTCAGAAACATGAGCCCGGGCTTTAAGATGGCCCTGGCCATTATCACGATGCTCATTTCAGTCCTATCACCAAACCCTGTTATACCCCTCATCATCACATTTTTAATGACACTCCTGATTCTCTTTGCAGCGGATATACCCGCCTCATACTACCTGCGGTTTGCCGCCATCCCGGTGGGATTCGGTGTCCTGACACTCGTGCTCATGGCGCTATTCTTTGGTGTGGACCCCCTTGTAACATTCATGGGCCTCAGGGTCTACAGTGACGGCCTGCAGACAGGTATTCTCGTATTCTCAAGGATACTCGGTGGTTTTTCTTGCCTTGCATTCCTTGCACTCACAACACCCCTCAATGAGGTCTTCCATGAACTTGGAAGGCTGGGTCTTCCAGCGGCTTTCATTGAGATAGCCCTCCTCATGTACAGGTCAGTATTTGTTTTCATTGAGGAGGCTTCAGTGATGTACCATGCCCAGGATTCAAGGCTCGGTTACAGTGGTATTAAAAATTCCTACAGGTCCATGGGGCTCCTTGCAGGTAACCTCTTTATAAGGTCCTGGCTGAGGGGTGAAACGGTTTACCGTTCCATGGAGGCGAGGTGCTATCAGGGGACAATTCCATCCATCAGAAGGCAGTCCATTGGAACCCGTGAAGCGGTTATGTTAGTATTATTTGATGGCTTACTTTTAGTGGGGCTTCTTTTCACTTCAAGGGGCGGCATCTTCTGA
- a CDS encoding heterodisulfide reductase-related iron-sulfur binding cluster — protein sequence MVIYFRGCLARERLTEIERATEKILQAAGLEYRVMDDETCCGSVLLRTGFLKDAERQIKRTGKMLQGKEVIVSCAGCYRTLNEDYRSMGYSIGVKHISQVILDLVNTGDIEFDKTAMRVTYHDPCHLSRHTDEKDATREILKVFTDFREMEHHGSDSRCCGAGGGLRSAHRDISAMVASSRIDEAERTGADILCTSCPFCRLNLESTSMRVMDITELLSEIVREDKG from the coding sequence ATGGTTATCTACTTCAGGGGATGTCTTGCAAGGGAGAGGCTCACAGAAATAGAAAGGGCCACAGAGAAAATCCTCCAGGCAGCAGGGCTTGAATACAGGGTTATGGATGATGAAACTTGCTGCGGATCAGTACTCCTCAGAACAGGATTTCTGAAGGACGCTGAAAGACAGATTAAGAGGACAGGGAAAATGCTCCAGGGAAAGGAAGTTATCGTATCATGCGCTGGATGCTACCGGACACTCAACGAGGACTACAGGAGTATGGGTTACAGCATAGGGGTGAAGCACATCTCACAGGTTATCCTTGACCTTGTAAATACAGGGGACATTGAATTTGATAAAACCGCCATGAGGGTGACATACCATGACCCCTGTCACCTATCAAGGCACACAGACGAGAAGGACGCCACCAGGGAGATTTTAAAGGTGTTTACAGATTTCAGGGAAATGGAGCACCATGGTAGTGACTCAAGGTGCTGCGGGGCCGGGGGCGGCTTGAGGTCAGCCCACAGGGACATATCAGCCATGGTTGCGTCATCACGCATAGATGAGGCTGAGAGGACAGGGGCAGATATACTCTGCACATCCTGCCCATTCTGCCGCCTGAACCTTGAATCCACCTCCATGAGGGTAATGGACATAACAGAGCTTCTATCAGAGATCGTCAGGGAGGATAAAGGTTGA
- a CDS encoding energy-coupling factor ABC transporter substrate-binding protein, with protein sequence MDKRHIIMLIAVAVIAIAPLVIYSGLGEDQGYFGGADDSAGEAISETGYEPWFQPIWEPPSGEIESLLFALQAAIGALIIGYVFGYYRGRGESPE encoded by the coding sequence ATGGATAAAAGACATATCATAATGCTTATTGCAGTTGCGGTTATTGCCATAGCACCCCTTGTAATCTACAGTGGACTTGGAGAGGATCAGGGATACTTTGGGGGGGCAGATGACAGTGCCGGCGAGGCAATATCTGAAACAGGATATGAACCCTGGTTCCAGCCAATATGGGAGCCGCCGAGTGGTGAGATAGAGAGCCTGCTATTTGCTCTCCAGGCCGCCATAGGCGCCCTCATAATCGGATACGTATTTGGCTACTACAGGGGGAGGGGAGAATCCCCTGAATAA
- a CDS encoding deoxyhypusine synthase has product MNVNHMNIKPDMKAGDLIREMGRSGVLGAGRVHRAAGLLREMIDDTEMGVFMSVAGPLVPGGMRRIIRDLIDQKVIAALITSGANLTHDLLEAFGGAHYREYGFDDERLHEEGIGRIGDIYTRSEDFEVFEARMQDIFSSIFKSKPHISIQELIDEIGGHLKDEMSIIRTAHLRGVPIYAPGIIDSMLGLQLWMYTQDNRACLDSVRDMHSLSDLVFSHERIGAVILGGGLPKHYTLASTLLRGGVDAAIQITMDRSETGSLSGAPLEEAKSWAKAQAGSNLVTVVGDATALFPLILSAALSDSD; this is encoded by the coding sequence TTGAATGTAAATCATATGAATATAAAACCCGACATGAAGGCAGGGGACCTTATAAGGGAGATGGGGCGGTCAGGGGTCCTTGGAGCAGGCAGGGTCCACAGGGCAGCAGGACTGCTCCGTGAGATGATTGATGACACTGAAATGGGAGTATTCATGAGTGTGGCAGGACCACTGGTGCCCGGCGGGATGAGGAGGATCATAAGGGATCTCATAGATCAGAAGGTTATAGCAGCACTCATAACAAGCGGTGCTAACCTTACCCATGACCTCCTTGAGGCCTTTGGAGGCGCCCATTACAGGGAATACGGGTTCGATGATGAAAGGCTTCATGAGGAGGGGATAGGCCGTATAGGTGACATATATACAAGGTCCGAGGACTTTGAGGTCTTTGAAGCCAGAATGCAGGATATTTTCTCATCAATATTCAAATCAAAACCACATATCTCAATTCAGGAACTAATTGACGAGATAGGGGGTCATCTGAAGGATGAGATGTCCATCATAAGAACGGCCCACCTGAGGGGTGTTCCCATCTATGCCCCGGGGATCATCGACAGCATGCTTGGCCTCCAGCTCTGGATGTACACACAGGACAACAGGGCATGCCTAGATTCTGTGAGGGATATGCACAGCCTCTCTGACCTTGTGTTCAGTCATGAGAGGATAGGGGCTGTTATACTTGGAGGGGGACTTCCAAAGCATTACACACTGGCATCCACCCTCCTCAGGGGTGGTGTGGACGCCGCGATCCAGATAACCATGGATCGAAGTGAAACTGGAAGCCTCAGCGGTGCCCCCCTCGAGGAGGCCAAATCTTGGGCCAAGGCACAGGCGGGTTCGAATCTTGTAACGGTGGTTGGGGATGCAACTGCCCTGTTTCCACTTATACTTTCAGCTGCACTTTCTGACAGTGATTGA
- a CDS encoding ATP-binding cassette domain-containing protein, which produces MKIIEAVNIRYTYPDGTQALKGINFHAKKGEVVALLGPNGAGKSTLFLHFNGILQPTSGKVLVDGKEIDYSKSGLIEVRQKVGIVFQNPDDQLFAPRVDEDVAFGPLNMGLDEDEVEERVKDALRKVGMSGYEDRPPHHLSGGEKKRVAIAGILAMKPDIMILDEPTSGLDPRGASQILRLLHELNEEGMTIIISTHDVDLAPLYSDRIYIISGGEIISEGTPGDVFSDIDTIRGANLRLPRIAHLVEILQKEDDLPFREPYPLTIGEARKKLRDQLK; this is translated from the coding sequence ATGAAGATTATTGAGGCAGTAAATATCAGGTACACCTACCCGGATGGCACCCAGGCTCTGAAGGGTATAAATTTCCATGCAAAAAAGGGTGAGGTGGTGGCCCTTCTTGGCCCCAACGGCGCAGGAAAGTCCACACTCTTCCTTCACTTCAATGGCATACTGCAGCCAACCAGCGGGAAGGTACTGGTGGATGGGAAGGAAATCGACTACAGCAAATCAGGGCTCATAGAAGTCAGACAGAAGGTTGGAATCGTATTCCAGAATCCTGATGACCAGCTGTTCGCACCAAGGGTTGACGAGGACGTTGCATTCGGACCCCTCAATATGGGACTTGATGAGGACGAGGTTGAGGAGAGGGTTAAGGACGCCCTGCGGAAGGTGGGGATGTCTGGCTACGAGGACAGGCCCCCCCACCACCTGAGCGGGGGTGAGAAGAAGAGGGTTGCAATAGCAGGTATACTCGCCATGAAACCTGATATAATGATACTTGATGAGCCAACCTCTGGCCTTGACCCCCGCGGGGCATCGCAGATACTCAGACTGCTCCATGAGCTGAATGAGGAGGGCATGACCATAATCATATCCACCCATGATGTTGACCTGGCACCCCTCTACTCGGACAGGATATACATAATAAGCGGGGGAGAGATAATAAGTGAGGGAACACCCGGAGATGTTTTCTCAGATATAGACACCATAAGGGGAGCCAACCTCCGTCTTCCAAGGATAGCGCATCTGGTGGAGATACTTCAGAAGGAGGATGACCTCCCGTTCAGGGAACCATACCCCCTCACCATCGGGGAGGCCAGGAAGAAACTCCGTGACCAGCTGAAATAG
- the cbiM gene encoding cobalt ECF transporter S component CbiM codes for MHIMEGFLPPEWCLFWYLLSAPVIVYGLIRIIRISDERPEAKPLLAVSGAFMFVLSSLKLPSVTGSCSHPTGNGLGAVLFGPAVTSVMALIVLIFQALLLAHGGITTLGANVFSMGIIGPVCAWGIYRITRSAIPSSAAVFLAAFLGDLMTYVTTSIQLAVAFPKPGFMEALMKFMVIFAYTQLPLAVAEGLLTVVIFENILKLKPDIMEKLQVIGKPAVEG; via the coding sequence TTGCATATCATGGAAGGATTCCTGCCACCGGAATGGTGTCTCTTCTGGTATCTTCTATCGGCACCTGTCATAGTTTATGGTTTAATCAGGATAATAAGGATTTCAGATGAGAGGCCCGAGGCAAAACCGCTTCTTGCAGTTAGCGGCGCGTTCATGTTTGTCCTATCATCCCTTAAACTTCCATCTGTAACCGGTAGCTGTTCACACCCCACAGGTAATGGGCTCGGGGCCGTGCTCTTCGGCCCTGCAGTCACATCTGTCATGGCACTCATTGTTCTCATATTCCAGGCGCTGCTCCTTGCCCATGGTGGCATAACAACCCTGGGTGCAAACGTGTTCTCCATGGGTATCATTGGCCCGGTCTGTGCATGGGGAATCTACAGGATCACAAGGTCAGCCATACCATCATCTGCAGCGGTCTTCCTTGCAGCATTTCTGGGGGACCTGATGACCTATGTGACAACATCCATCCAGCTTGCGGTTGCATTCCCCAAACCAGGGTTCATGGAGGCCCTTATGAAGTTCATGGTGATATTCGCCTACACCCAGCTCCCACTGGCGGTTGCTGAGGGCCTTCTCACCGTGGTGATATTTGAGAACATCCTCAAGCTCAAGCCTGATATAATGGAGAAACTTCAGGTTATAGGAAAACCTGCTGTGGAGGGTTAA
- a CDS encoding glycosyltransferase family 2 protein, whose translation MESIPGNVTVVVPAYNEEKTIEDVLKALLERGYRVLVVDDGSRDSTPEILKRMSSRNEGVSVYTHVINRGLGAALRTGLRAALKEGADYVVTFDADGQHDPDDIERVLKPLLEGSADVVIGRRDFTDMPLSRNLGNTIMNLLTLLFYGCRVSDSQSGLRAFTSRAASLIDIKSRGYGVSSEIIGEIRRNDLRMGEVTIRTIYTPETIAKGTSTSVGIRILLRLLLNIFRKI comes from the coding sequence ATGGAATCGATACCAGGGAATGTCACTGTGGTTGTGCCTGCCTATAATGAGGAGAAGACCATAGAGGATGTTCTGAAGGCCCTTCTTGAAAGGGGTTACAGGGTTCTGGTGGTTGACGACGGCTCAAGGGACTCAACTCCAGAGATACTCAAGAGGATGTCCTCCAGGAATGAAGGGGTGTCAGTCTATACCCACGTCATAAACAGGGGCCTCGGGGCGGCCCTCAGGACGGGTCTGCGGGCTGCCCTGAAGGAGGGGGCAGACTACGTGGTGACCTTCGATGCCGATGGGCAGCATGACCCCGACGACATTGAAAGGGTCTTAAAACCTCTCCTGGAGGGTTCTGCAGATGTGGTTATTGGAAGGAGAGATTTCACGGATATGCCACTCTCAAGGAACCTTGGGAACACCATAATGAACCTTCTCACCCTCCTCTTCTATGGGTGCAGGGTCTCGGATTCCCAGTCAGGTCTCAGGGCATTCACATCCAGGGCGGCATCACTTATTGATATAAAAAGCAGGGGCTACGGTGTCTCATCGGAGATCATCGGGGAGATCCGCAGGAATGACCTCAGGATGGGTGAGGTTACCATAAGGACAATATACACTCCTGAGACAATTGCCAAGGGCACAAGTACGTCGGTGGGTATAAGGATACTCCTGAGGCTTCTGCTCAATATATTCCGGAAGATTTAG
- a CDS encoding glycosyltransferase family 4 protein, with amino-acid sequence MRICIVTEYFPAGEKLDIRGGAEACAFKEALKLSEKHDVTVLTSRTPENPDGYTSGNMNVICCGPMRSYVQAGSIGERLSFMLSAYREGLKLEPDAVIGYNFITHPLAWMIAGKTNAKALARYHDVWIGEWLRNIGFSGILGEILERYTLSRRFDRIIAVSEYTARKILERYPWQRVSVVHNMVDFSPPLVEKTTSPSIACVSRLVEYKRVGDLIRAVSVLAEEFPDLKCRIIGTGPLEGELRDLAAELGVDDRVEFLGFVEKHEDVLRVIAESWVFCLPSVVEGFGIVVVEAMGCGTPFVASRIPPVMEASREMGGLFFEPCNWKDLADKLGTLLSDSEIHRRLTKEASDVFRDYSADAIGKKLEKILKEVTGS; translated from the coding sequence ATGAGAATATGTATCGTGACAGAGTACTTTCCAGCAGGTGAGAAACTCGACATAAGGGGCGGTGCAGAGGCCTGTGCATTCAAAGAGGCCCTTAAATTATCAGAGAAGCATGATGTGACGGTCCTAACATCAAGGACGCCTGAAAACCCTGATGGATACACCAGCGGCAACATGAATGTCATCTGCTGCGGTCCCATGAGGTCCTATGTTCAGGCAGGCTCCATAGGTGAGAGGCTCTCATTCATGCTGTCGGCCTACAGGGAGGGCCTGAAACTTGAACCTGACGCTGTTATAGGGTACAATTTCATAACACATCCTTTGGCCTGGATGATAGCAGGGAAAACGAATGCGAAGGCCCTGGCACGTTACCATGATGTCTGGATCGGTGAATGGCTCAGAAACATCGGTTTTTCAGGAATACTCGGCGAGATACTTGAAAGATACACCCTCTCAAGGAGGTTCGACAGGATAATAGCGGTGTCAGAGTACACAGCCAGGAAGATACTTGAGAGGTACCCCTGGCAGAGGGTCTCAGTAGTCCACAACATGGTGGACTTCAGTCCGCCGCTGGTTGAGAAAACCACAAGCCCATCCATTGCATGCGTTTCAAGGCTAGTTGAATACAAGAGAGTGGGGGACCTCATAAGGGCGGTTTCAGTTCTCGCAGAAGAGTTCCCTGATCTGAAGTGCAGAATAATAGGTACGGGTCCACTGGAGGGGGAGCTCCGGGACCTTGCAGCTGAGCTGGGAGTGGATGATAGGGTTGAGTTTCTGGGATTCGTGGAGAAACATGAGGATGTCCTGAGGGTTATAGCGGAGTCCTGGGTCTTCTGCCTTCCAAGCGTGGTGGAGGGTTTCGGAATAGTCGTTGTGGAGGCAATGGGATGCGGGACACCCTTCGTGGCTTCCAGGATACCTCCTGTAATGGAGGCAAGCAGGGAGATGGGTGGACTCTTCTTTGAACCCTGCAACTGGAAGGACCTGGCAGATAAACTCGGAACACTTTTATCTGACAGTGAAATCCACAGAAGACTCACAAAGGAGGCATCAGATGTTTTCAGGGATTACAGTGCAGATGCAATCGGGAAAAAACTTGAGAAAATCCTGAAAGAGGTTACAGGTAGTTGA